A region of the Gemmatimonadota bacterium genome:
CAGGCATCGTGAACAGGACCGCGACCGCGATGAACCCCGCGGCAACTGCGGCGTATCTGTATGGTTTGCTCGTCATGATCCTACGGTCCTTCCCCGGTCTGTTCTTCCCCGGTCTGTTCTTCCCCCGCATCCACCGCCGAGGGCAGCTTGTACCTGTCGTCGGTCGCGATCAGGTGCATGGCCCGTTCGATGGGAATCTGGACGATTTCCGCCGTGCGGATCACCCACCCGTAGTTATTCAGCTTCTTCGCTTCCGCCTCCTGGAGGGCAATCAGGTCTTCCTCGGGGATGACCTGGAGCCGGGGTTCGGGCGGCAGCGCGTCCACATCGATCAGGGGCGCCGGGGCGTCGAATGTCATCGCGTTGTAGTCTTCGATCACCACGAACATCAGCCACATCAGTACCATGGAGATGATGGCCAGCGCCGTCAGGCCGATGCCGAACTTGATGACCAGGGGCACGTTGGTCTCGAATACTTCGTGTCCCCGTTCTACCGAGGCCTGGTCAACGATGTTATGGTCTTCGCCGTGATTCATGCCGTCCTCTAATAATACACGATCCTATGCCTTAGCCTTCGAGACCGGTGCCTTCGAGACCGAAGCCACGAGTTCCTCGAACCGGGGATCCTTTTGCGGGATCAACGGATACCGCTTCAGCCGGTTCAGGACAAAGAAAAACCAGATGCCGAACAGTCCGACAGGAACCATCACGTCCATCACGCTGACACTGAACCCGTCGAGCCGGAAATTCGGCGCCACGTGCCAGAAGATGTCGACCAGGTGCATGACCAGGATGAACCAGGCCACGCGTACCAGCCTCCGCGGGTCCCGCTTCCGTGGTATGGACAGGAGCAGGAAGAAGGCGATGACGAACCGGCAGAGGACAAGGACGACGGACAGGACTTCCCAGCCGCCGTGCACGCGGTGCACGTACCAGGGGTTCTCCTCCGGCAGGTTCGCCGCCCAGATGATCAGAAACTGCGACAGCATCATGTAGAACCAGAGCAGCGTAAAGGCCAGCAGCAGCTTGCCCCAGTCGTGGAACCGGTCCGCGTCGGCGAGTTCCGATAAGGGCTCGTGTTTCCGGAGCCAGGTCATCATGATGATGACAAATGAAAGGGTCGCGCCTCCGGCGTTCACGATCATCATGACCCCGTAGAGCGTCGAGAACCAGTGCGGATCGGTGGACATGATCCAGTCGAAGGACGCGAAGGTCATGGACAGGGCGAACACCACGACCCCGGGTCCGCAGATATTACGCATCTTGTCGTTCAGTCCGGGGTCTCCCGACGTATCCTGGGCGATGGACCACTTGATCAGCAGGGACGAAGCCGCGATCCAGATGGCGAAATAAAACACGGTCCGCACGAGGAAGAAGGGCACGTTGAGATAGGATTCCTTGTGCTGCAGAATCGGATCGACGGCTACCACTTCCGCGTGCGTCCAGTGATACAGGTCGTGCATGCCCAGCACGATGGGTATGAAGAGGACGAGCAGTACGGGCAGCGTGCTCATGCCGGCTTCGAGCAGGCGCTGGATGACGAACCCCCAGCGGCCGCCGATGAGGTGGTGCAGCATGATGAAGGCCATGCATACCAGGGCAATGCCCGCGCAGATCATGTAGCCCACCAGGTAGGCCTGGTAGAAACCGGACATCGCGCCGGTGGCGAAGGCGTAGAGCAATCCGCCCAGCACCAGGATGACGCCGACGGTCAAAGCCCGGGACTGAATGCTGCTGATTTGTGCCAGAAGATTGCTGGAGATCGCTGTCATTCTTCCACTTCCACGATTTGTTGAATTCGCTGCTGATCCGATTCCGGCAGTTCGGCCAGGTTGGCGCCCTGGCTCATCTGCAGCGCGCGGATATAGGCGGCGATGGCCCAACGGTCGGCCGGATCGATGCGTTCCTCGTAACTGTACATGGTACCGAAACCGTTGGTCACCACGTCGAAGTAATGCCCCACCTCCACATCGAGGAGCCGCTGGCTGTGAAAGGACTCCGGCTGCCTCATGCCGCGCTGCACGATCATGCCGAGCCCGTCGCCCGTCTTGCTGTGGCACGGCGCGCAGTAGATGTCGTACCGCTCCTGCCCCCGCTTCAGCATTTCAATGGTTACCGCGGCGGGAAACGTCGTCGCCAGCGCGCCGTCGATCTTGCCCGTATAGAAATGCTCGTCCAGCCTCAGGTGGCCCCGGGCAACGGTCCCTTCCACGGCGGGACGCACCGACCGCCGGTCGCCGAAGAAGTCGCTCTCCTCGAAGGGCTCGGCACGCGGCTGGTCGTGCATGTCCTGCCGGCAGGCCGACGCGGCGGCCAGGCACAGGACGCACAGGAAACCGGCGTATATGAGGGCCATGGGGCTACGCTTCAACTTCGTTCACCTCGTGCGGGTTCAGCTCTTCTAGAAACTGCCGGGTCGCGTCCTTTTCGAAGTACGGGTCCTCCGCCTCGATGCACAGGAAGAACCGGTCCTGCGTGGCGTACCGGAACCGCTCGATATCGAAAAGCGGATGGTTCGGCCGGGGCAGCTTGTTCATGACCATCATGCCGATCAGCGCGGCGAAGGAAGCGAACAGGACCGTGCACTCGAACATGACCGGAATGAAGGCCGGCCAGCTGTTCAGGGGCCGGCCGCCCACGTTGATCGGGTAGTGGATCACGGAGGCGAACCACTGCATGAAGAAACCCACGGCGCATCCGGTCAGCCCGCCGATCAGGATCACCAGCGCCACCTTGTTTTTGTGGAGGTGCTGGATGTCCAACAACTCGTCGAGGGGGTAGGGCGTGTAGGTCTCGATATGATGGTACCCGGCGTCCACGGTCTTCTGCGTGGCTTCCACGACGGCTTCCTCGTTTTCAAACTCGGCCACGAGGCCGCGCAGTTTGGGCTGGGCGGGTCCGTGATTCATCTTTAGGCGTCCTTCTTGTTCCGGTGCTTCGGTATGATCATCTTCATCTCGGACATGGGGATCATGGGCAGGAACCGGATGAACAGGCACATCATGAACAGGAAGAATCCGATGGTGCCGATGTACAGGCTCCAGTCCCAGATCGTGCCCGCGTAGTAGTCCCACGACGAAGGCATGTAGTCGTTGGCCAGGCTGGTCACGACGATGACGAACCGTTCCAGCCACATGCCGACGCCGACGATCAGGGAGACGATGAACAGCACGAGGGGGCTTCGGCGTGCGCGCTTCCACCAGAGAATCTGGATGCTGACCGCGTTGCAGAAGATCAGCGCCCAGTAAACCGGCGCGTACTGACCGGTCATGCGGTTCCACATCATGAACCCTTCGTAGGGGCTCGCGCTGTACCACGATATGAAGGCCTCCATGGCGTATCCGTACACGACGATGAAGCCCGTCGCCAGGGTCACCTTGCCCATGTTCTCCAGGTGGCGCGTCGTGATCAGTCCCTGCAGGCCGAACCAGTGCCGCACGGGGATGGTCAGCGTCAGCACCATGGCGAATCCGGCGTAGATGGCGCCGGCCACGAAGTAGGGCGGAAACACGGTGGTGTGCCAGCCCGGGATCAGCGAGACGGCGAAGTCGAGCGAAACGATGGAGTGCACGGACAGGACCAGGGGAGTGGACAGGCCGGCCAGGATCAGGTAGGCCTTCTCGTAACGGGCCCAGTGGGAGGACGCGCCGCGCCAGCCCATGGCGAATATGCCGTAGATCCGCGCGACAATCGGATGCTTCGCCCGGTCCCGCAGGGTGCCGAGATCCGGGATCATCCCCATGTACCAGAAGATCAGGGAAACCGTGAAGTAGGTGGATACGGCGAAGACGTCCCAGACCAAAGGCGAGCGCCACTGCGGCCACAGGGACATGGTGTTGGGCAGCGGCAGCAGCCAGTAGGCCAGCCAGGGACGGCCCACGTGGAGCAGCGGAAACATGCCGGCGCACATCACGGCGAAGATCGTCATGGCTTCCGCGAACCGGTTGATCGAGTTGCGCCAGTCCTGCCGCATGAGGTGCAGGATGGCGGAGATGAGCGTCCCGGCGTGTCCGATCCCGATCCACCAGACGAAGTTGATAATGGCGAATCCCCAGCCGACCGGCACGTTCAGCCCCCAGATGCCGGTTCCGATCAGCACCAGCCAGGTGATGGAGATGCCCAGCATGCCGACGATGGGCAGCAGGACCGCCACGGCCAGGTACCAGCCCCAGGGCGAATCCGATCTGAGGACGATATTGGATATCTTCTGGGTGACGGTGGTGTTGTTGTACTCGGGAGCTACGAAACCGTCGCCCGTGTACTTATCGACCTTTGCTATGTCGACTGCCTGTTCCTGTTGCGACAAGGAGCTATTCCTCTCACGCCTCCAGGACCGGGTTCGGATTGCGTATCCGACCCAGGTACGTCGTGCGCGGCTTGGTGAGCAGGTCCGTCAGCATCCCGTAGTTCAACGGACTGGCTTTCAATCTGGAAACCTTGCTATCCGCGTCCTTCGTGTTCCCGAAGGTGATCGCCTGGGACGGGCAGGCCTGCTGGCAGGCCGTCAGGATCTCGCCGTCGGCGATGTCGCGGTCTTCCTTCTTCGCCTCGATCCGGGCGACGTTGATGCGCTGGACGCAATAGGTGCACTTCTCCATGACCCCGCGGCTGCGCACCGTCACGTCCGGGTTCCGTCCCAGCTGCAGGCTCGGCGTTTCGAAGTCTGAATACAGGTAGAAGTTGAACCGCCGGACCTTGTAGGGACAGTTGTTGGAACAGTAGCGCGTGCCGACGCAGCGGTTGTAGACCATGTCGTTCAGGCCTTCCTTGCTGTGCACCGTCGCGCCGACGGGGCAGACCAGTTCGCAGGGCGCGTTTTCGCACTGCATGCACGGCACGGGCTGGTGGAAAGTCTCCGGCGCGTCAAGGTCTCCCCGGTAATAGCGGTCGATCCGGATCCAGTGCATCTCGCGGGCATTGGCCACTTCTTCCTTGCCCACGACGGAGATGTTGTTCTCCGACTGGCAGGCGATGGTGCACGTATTGCAGCCGTTGCACTTGTTCAGGTCGATGACCATGCCCCAGGCGTTGGGCCCGTCGTAGGCGTGATCGTCGGGATAGAGGTTGCGTTCCGGATCGGGTTCCTCCCACATCTCCTGGATCACGTGGGGGTCGTCTTTGAAAGTCTCGATGTCGCTGGCGCGGATCAGGTTGCGGTCGCGGGACATGCTGCCCATGCCTTCGAGTTCCATTGCGTGGTGGTCCTGCGTGCTGTAGATGCCGAAGGTGTCCCCGGTCGGCGTAACCTGAAGTCCTCCGCCGAAATCGGGGCCGGTGGAGGAACGGATCGAATAGGCGTCGAACCCCGCGTTCGTGCCCAACTGGCCCGCGCGGCGGCGGCCGTAGCCCAGGTGCACCGTGACCGTCTCGTCCGGGTGGCCGGGCAGGATCCACACGGGGGCGTTCACCGCGCGGTCCCGGTATGCCAGTTCGACCACGTCGGTGTTCTCGACCCCCAGTCGATTCGCCATGGCGGGGCCCATCAGCGCGGCGTTGTCCCAGGTCAGCTTGGTCAGCGGCTTGGGCAGTTCCTGCAGCCAGCCGTTGTTGGCGTAGTACCCGTCCCACACGGTCGGGTCCGCCCGGAAAATGAGCTCCGTACCGGCTTCGGGTCCCGATGCCTCGCCAACGGCCGCGGCGATGTCGCCGACGGATACGGCCTTCGGCGCCAGGGCGGATCCGGCGATGAACCCGTCGTGCACGGCGGTCTGCCAGAAGACCTCGAAGGCCTGCGACCCGTGGTAACC
Encoded here:
- a CDS encoding cytochrome c; the protein is MALIYAGFLCVLCLAAASACRQDMHDQPRAEPFEESDFFGDRRSVRPAVEGTVARGHLRLDEHFYTGKIDGALATTFPAAVTIEMLKRGQERYDIYCAPCHSKTGDGLGMIVQRGMRQPESFHSQRLLDVEVGHYFDVVTNGFGTMYSYEERIDPADRWAIAAYIRALQMSQGANLAELPESDQQRIQQIVEVEE
- a CDS encoding DUF3341 domain-containing protein; protein product: MNHGPAQPKLRGLVAEFENEEAVVEATQKTVDAGYHHIETYTPYPLDELLDIQHLHKNKVALVILIGGLTGCAVGFFMQWFASVIHYPINVGGRPLNSWPAFIPVMFECTVLFASFAALIGMMVMNKLPRPNHPLFDIERFRYATQDRFFLCIEAEDPYFEKDATRQFLEELNPHEVNEVEA
- a CDS encoding hydrogenase, which produces MSQQEQAVDIAKVDKYTGDGFVAPEYNNTTVTQKISNIVLRSDSPWGWYLAVAVLLPIVGMLGISITWLVLIGTGIWGLNVPVGWGFAIINFVWWIGIGHAGTLISAILHLMRQDWRNSINRFAEAMTIFAVMCAGMFPLLHVGRPWLAYWLLPLPNTMSLWPQWRSPLVWDVFAVSTYFTVSLIFWYMGMIPDLGTLRDRAKHPIVARIYGIFAMGWRGASSHWARYEKAYLILAGLSTPLVLSVHSIVSLDFAVSLIPGWHTTVFPPYFVAGAIYAGFAMVLTLTIPVRHWFGLQGLITTRHLENMGKVTLATGFIVVYGYAMEAFISWYSASPYEGFMMWNRMTGQYAPVYWALIFCNAVSIQILWWKRARRSPLVLFIVSLIVGVGMWLERFVIVVTSLANDYMPSSWDYYAGTIWDWSLYIGTIGFFLFMMCLFIRFLPMIPMSEMKMIIPKHRNKKDA